In one window of Tellurirhabdus rosea DNA:
- a CDS encoding AbrB/MazE/SpoVT family DNA-binding domain-containing protein produces MTHELILQPIGKSWGVILPEEMLEAAGLRDAHKVSVQVIAGGIFLSAVHRKPREGWAESIDAYLAAGGKLEGDVFEAMSNQSDETHWTWPEK; encoded by the coding sequence ATGACACACGAATTAATTCTGCAACCGATAGGCAAATCGTGGGGCGTCATTCTGCCCGAGGAGATGCTTGAGGCCGCCGGGCTCAGGGATGCTCACAAAGTGAGCGTACAGGTTATTGCAGGCGGCATCTTTCTATCTGCGGTCCACCGCAAGCCGCGGGAAGGCTGGGCGGAATCCATTGATGCGTATCTGGCTGCTGGCGGTAAGCTAGAGGGAGACGTTTTTGAGGCCATGTCCAATCAGTCCGATGAGACCCATTGGACATGGCCGGAAAAGTAG
- a CDS encoding transposase, producing the protein MKKKTFTEPQIVAILKQYEGGREAMDVCREYGISKATLFNWRRKYSGMESTHLKELKALQDENRRLKQMYAELSLDYKLAKEIIEKKL; encoded by the coding sequence ATGAAAAAGAAGACTTTCACCGAACCTCAGATCGTTGCCATCCTCAAACAGTACGAAGGGGGACGCGAAGCAATGGATGTTTGCCGCGAATACGGCATTTCTAAAGCCACTCTGTTCAATTGGCGCAGGAAATATAGCGGCATGGAATCGACTCATCTTAAGGAGCTTAAAGCCCTACAAGATGAGAATCGGCGTCTTAAACAGATGTATGCTGAACTGAGTCTGGACTACAAATTGGCGAAGGAGATCATCGAAAAAAAGCTTTAG
- a CDS encoding IS256 family transposase: MTDQFDFEAFKQAAIKGLYEGKPLTGENGLFAPLLKHFLESALEGEMDSHLAQTRQVEQNRRNGKTTKRVKSSAGLLDLQTPRDRTGSYQPQLVPKRQVVLTPQLEQKVLSLYSVGNSYADISQHLQEMYGYALSDSELTAITDKVIPAMREWQNRPLESLYTLVWLDGIYYKVRHEGRVVSRVLYSVIGLNLSGKKQVLGIYTAETESAKFWLSVLTDLKQRGVEDLLITCVDGLKGFDVAINNVYPAATVQLCIVHQLRNSFRFVPDKLLKDFAKDLKTVYQAPDREQAMENLLLVQERWGGMYPKAVQPWLDKWELLSPFFDYPPAIRKVMYTTNTVEGYHRQLRKVTKTKGAFSSDVALQKLVYLTVQNLQIKWETTTYNWKEVVNQFSIIFEERIKQHRFD, translated from the coding sequence ATGACCGACCAATTCGATTTTGAGGCCTTCAAACAGGCCGCCATCAAGGGCCTTTACGAAGGTAAACCCCTGACGGGAGAGAACGGTTTGTTTGCGCCTCTGCTGAAGCACTTTTTAGAGTCCGCTTTGGAAGGGGAAATGGATAGTCACCTCGCCCAGACTCGGCAGGTAGAACAGAACCGACGTAACGGCAAGACAACCAAGCGCGTCAAAAGCAGTGCCGGTTTGCTAGACTTACAGACGCCCCGCGACCGTACGGGTAGCTACCAGCCTCAGCTTGTGCCCAAGCGCCAGGTAGTACTCACACCCCAACTTGAGCAGAAGGTATTATCACTCTACAGCGTGGGTAACAGCTATGCCGACATCAGCCAGCACTTGCAGGAGATGTATGGCTACGCACTCTCCGACAGCGAGTTAACGGCCATTACTGACAAAGTCATTCCTGCTATGCGGGAGTGGCAGAACCGGCCTTTGGAGAGCCTATATACCCTGGTCTGGCTCGATGGTATTTATTACAAAGTGCGCCACGAGGGGCGTGTGGTAAGTCGGGTGCTCTACAGCGTGATCGGCCTGAATCTGTCAGGCAAAAAGCAGGTGTTGGGCATTTATACAGCAGAAACCGAGTCAGCCAAGTTCTGGCTTTCGGTGCTCACCGACCTCAAACAGCGGGGTGTAGAGGACCTGTTGATCACATGTGTGGACGGCCTAAAGGGCTTCGATGTGGCCATCAACAACGTTTACCCAGCCGCCACCGTCCAGCTTTGTATTGTCCATCAGCTACGCAATTCTTTCCGCTTCGTACCCGATAAGTTGCTCAAAGACTTCGCTAAAGATCTTAAGACGGTCTATCAGGCTCCAGACCGGGAGCAGGCCATGGAAAACTTACTACTGGTACAGGAGCGATGGGGCGGTATGTACCCCAAAGCCGTTCAACCGTGGCTCGACAAATGGGAATTACTCTCGCCCTTTTTCGACTATCCGCCTGCTATTCGCAAGGTAATGTATACGACCAATACGGTAGAGGGCTACCATCGTCAGTTACGCAAGGTTACCAAAACAAAAGGAGCTTTCAGCTCGGATGTTGCCCTGCAAAAATTAGTCTATTTGACGGTTCAAAACCTGCAAATCAAATGGGAAACGACCACCTACAACTGGAAGGAAGTCGTCAACCAGTTTAGTATTATCTTTGAAGAACGCATTAAACAACATCGCTTCGACTAG
- a CDS encoding helix-turn-helix domain-containing protein, whose product MEKVKKGRKKGTTDTLGESDESIFIRLASEEHSTSFRELVDAKKAQFKIGTDYEFSKMVGIPNNTLVRLIDGETQKVDLFSILKVCQFLGIDINEMAEIFVASLDSEFISELSLATKANFILRNFNLNALKKIGFIKSTTDFKAIDRKITRWFGIDTINQYATDLPSTLFSKIKQYTPDEMRIMWIVGAIAQFRKLNNPHPYDREALLALIPKIRPYTRDEEAGFVMVVRALYRAGVTVIVQKYLANTAVKGACFVVDGKPCVVITNYRGKYSTLWFTLIHELYHVLFDLEALKSWNFHLSGEYDLSNDLFKEDMADSFARDRLLPKARLDYIRPMIDTPAYVNEYAAKQQVHPSIIYDMHCYEEKIKRGRDVYARYQHFFGSSEEAIRLIKTAPFDYESVYDGLDTVQRVYEFSPEQLNSNSPTF is encoded by the coding sequence ATGGAAAAAGTCAAAAAAGGCCGCAAGAAGGGTACAACGGATACCCTCGGCGAATCAGACGAAAGTATCTTTATAAGATTAGCTTCCGAAGAACATTCAACCAGTTTTCGAGAGTTAGTTGACGCTAAAAAGGCACAATTTAAGATTGGTACCGATTACGAGTTTTCTAAGATGGTTGGTATTCCGAACAATACGTTGGTTCGGCTTATTGACGGAGAAACCCAGAAGGTTGACTTGTTTTCCATCTTGAAGGTTTGCCAGTTCTTAGGTATTGACATCAATGAAATGGCCGAAATCTTTGTCGCCTCGTTAGACTCTGAGTTCATCAGCGAACTCAGCCTAGCGACTAAGGCAAATTTCATTCTAAGAAATTTCAATCTAAACGCTCTCAAGAAAATAGGATTTATTAAGTCAACGACTGACTTTAAGGCGATTGATCGTAAAATAACGCGGTGGTTCGGAATTGATACTATCAATCAATATGCGACTGACCTGCCATCAACGCTATTTAGTAAAATAAAGCAATATACCCCCGACGAAATGCGAATCATGTGGATTGTAGGGGCTATTGCTCAGTTTAGAAAGCTAAACAATCCTCACCCCTACGACCGAGAGGCCTTATTGGCGCTGATCCCCAAAATTCGCCCCTACACGCGTGACGAAGAAGCAGGTTTTGTAATGGTTGTGCGGGCCTTGTACCGGGCCGGTGTCACGGTAATTGTGCAAAAGTATCTGGCTAATACCGCCGTTAAAGGGGCGTGTTTCGTCGTTGATGGTAAGCCTTGTGTAGTAATTACTAACTATCGGGGTAAGTACTCAACACTATGGTTTACTCTCATCCACGAGCTTTATCACGTCTTGTTTGACCTAGAAGCTTTGAAATCTTGGAACTTTCATTTGTCAGGAGAATATGACTTATCTAACGATCTCTTCAAAGAAGACATGGCTGATAGCTTTGCACGTGATCGACTATTGCCTAAAGCCCGCTTAGATTACATACGACCCATGATTGATACACCGGCGTATGTTAATGAATATGCTGCCAAACAACAGGTACATCCTAGTATCATTTACGACATGCACTGCTACGAAGAAAAGATAAAGAGAGGACGGGACGTTTACGCACGTTATCAACATTTTTTCGGCAGTTCCGAGGAAGCCATTCGACTCATTAAAACGGCACCTTTTGATTATGAATCAGTGTATGACGGTTTAGATACTGTTCAACGTGTTTATGAATTTTCACCCGAACAACTAAATTCAAATTCCCCCACCTTTTAA
- a CDS encoding DEAD/DEAH box helicase family protein, with translation MYSILRGEELDESVEEASPNEFRSTGRSREVAYNERVLIETFDFIIIEEAHRSIYNEWKQVLDYFDAFLIGLTATPDKRTFGFFNRNVVSEYTYERAVADGRRGERALRRVRHRNRNHQEWGNGKGG, from the coding sequence ATGTACTCCATCCTGCGGGGCGAGGAGCTGGACGAATCGGTGGAGGAAGCCTCCCCCAACGAATTCCGCTCGACGGGCAGGTCGCGGGAAGTGGCCTACAACGAGCGTGTGCTCATTGAGACCTTCGACTTTATCATTATCGAAGAAGCCCACCGCAGTATCTACAACGAGTGGAAGCAGGTATTGGACTACTTCGACGCCTTCCTCATCGGCCTAACGGCGACGCCCGACAAGCGGACCTTCGGCTTCTTCAACCGGAACGTGGTGTCGGAGTACACCTACGAGCGGGCCGTAGCCGACGGCCGACGGGGTGAACGTGCCCTTCGACGTGTTCGTCATCGAAACCGAAATCACCAAGAATGGGGCAACGGTAAAGGCGGGTGA
- a CDS encoding IS3 family transposase gives MSVGRACRVVGMHRSRWYYQNRKNDQPVIDKLQAYAEAYPTRGFDDYYGKIRNEGLVWNRKRVLRVYRLLKLKHRRRHKRRLPARVKKPLQVPQAANHCWSMDFVADALVSKRKIRVLTIMDDYSREVLAAHADFSLPAQKVVDVLKDIALQRPLPKRIRVDNGAEFIADKFTKWCTDNNIEILYIQPGKPMQNGYIERLNRTFREDVLDAYLFESLEEVRILSDEWMDRYNRLHPHQSLGGLAPATYARQTQTKV, from the coding sequence GTGTCTGTAGGCAGGGCCTGCCGTGTTGTAGGCATGCATCGTTCCCGCTGGTACTATCAGAACCGGAAAAATGACCAACCGGTGATTGATAAGTTGCAGGCTTATGCTGAAGCGTACCCCACTCGTGGCTTTGATGACTATTATGGCAAAATCCGGAATGAAGGTCTGGTGTGGAATCGTAAGCGGGTATTACGAGTGTACCGGCTACTGAAACTCAAGCACCGAAGACGACATAAGCGACGACTACCTGCACGGGTTAAGAAGCCATTACAGGTACCTCAAGCAGCTAACCACTGCTGGAGCATGGACTTTGTAGCGGATGCTTTAGTTAGTAAGCGAAAGATCAGAGTGCTAACGATCATGGATGATTACAGCCGGGAGGTTCTGGCAGCTCATGCGGATTTTTCGTTGCCAGCCCAGAAAGTAGTTGATGTACTCAAAGACATTGCGTTACAACGGCCCCTTCCTAAACGAATACGCGTCGATAATGGCGCAGAGTTTATCGCTGATAAATTCACCAAGTGGTGTACTGATAATAATATCGAAATTCTATACATCCAACCCGGAAAGCCTATGCAGAACGGTTATATTGAACGGCTAAACCGTACCTTTCGGGAAGATGTGCTAGACGCTTATTTGTTCGAGTCACTCGAAGAGGTAAGGATACTATCGGACGAATGGATGGACCGGTATAACCGTTTACATCCGCACCAGTCGTTGGGTGGCTTGGCTCCAGCAACATATGCCAGGCAAACACAAACCAAAGTCTAA
- a CDS encoding UbiA family prenyltransferase, producing MSPRALWLHLRVPFSFFLLPVFLFALSESPAPDAGRAVAVLLIIHLLLYPASNAYNSYFDKDEGSIGILENPPPVDKTLYYAAWALDLAALALGIWVGWPFVGYLLVYGLISKAYSHPSVRLKKYPIASWLIVSLFQGAFTFVMTMQALNAFSFAEAVRPHILLAGAVCTLNLLAIYPITQVYQHDEDARRGDLTMSRLLGIRGTFVSAVVCFGLSLAGFYTYFHGKPVFWLLPACLLPGVAFFLLWFRRVWGDTSQANFRSAMRMTLLAGLGLNIFFLMLFFLNFSESAKTALR from the coding sequence ATGTCACCTCGTGCGCTCTGGCTTCACCTGCGGGTTCCGTTCTCGTTTTTTCTGCTTCCGGTCTTTCTGTTTGCCCTGAGCGAGTCGCCGGCACCCGACGCCGGCAGGGCGGTGGCCGTGCTGCTGATTATCCATTTGCTGCTGTATCCGGCCAGTAATGCCTACAACAGCTACTTTGACAAGGACGAAGGGAGCATAGGAATCCTGGAGAATCCGCCTCCGGTCGACAAAACCCTTTATTACGCCGCCTGGGCGCTGGACCTCGCCGCGCTGGCCCTGGGTATCTGGGTAGGGTGGCCGTTTGTGGGCTATCTGCTGGTGTACGGCCTGATTTCCAAGGCATACAGTCACCCGTCCGTGCGCTTGAAGAAGTACCCGATCGCCAGCTGGCTGATTGTGAGTCTTTTTCAGGGAGCTTTCACCTTTGTGATGACGATGCAGGCGCTCAACGCTTTCTCGTTTGCCGAGGCTGTCCGCCCGCATATTCTCCTGGCCGGGGCCGTCTGTACCCTGAATCTGCTGGCGATTTATCCCATTACCCAGGTGTATCAGCATGACGAAGACGCCCGCCGCGGTGACCTGACGATGAGTCGGCTGCTGGGCATTCGAGGAACATTCGTGAGCGCGGTCGTTTGTTTCGGTTTGTCGCTGGCGGGTTTTTACACCTATTTTCACGGCAAGCCGGTGTTCTGGCTGCTGCCGGCCTGTCTGCTGCCGGGAGTAGCGTTTTTTCTGCTGTGGTTTCGGCGGGTGTGGGGCGATACATCCCAGGCAAATTTCCGTTCGGCGATGCGGATGACGTTGCTGGCCGGGCTGGGACTGAATATTTTTTTTCTGATGTTGTTCTTTTTAAATTTCTCAGAATCAGCAAAAACGGCCTTGCGGTGA
- a CDS encoding DEAD/DEAH box helicase family protein, whose protein sequence is MSLTPEAQARQTIDHMLTASGWVLQDMKTLNPGAALGVAIREYPTDSGPADYALFVDRKPVGIIEAKSEGTILSPVEEQSGRYATSRLKWQQAGDPLRFFYESTGVETHFTDNSDPTPRSREVFSFHRPETPRDWMKQKASLRQHLRQFPALNTDGLRDCQITAITNLEKSFGEARPRALVQMATGSGKTFTAITTVYLLLKARQGQTHPVSGRYQEPRRTGVSGIHP, encoded by the coding sequence ATGTCGCTTACCCCCGAAGCCCAAGCCCGGCAGACCATCGACCACATGCTCACTGCATCCGGCTGGGTGCTGCAGGACATGAAGACCCTGAATCCCGGTGCCGCCCTTGGCGTGGCTATCCGGGAATACCCTACCGACTCCGGCCCGGCCGATTACGCCCTCTTCGTGGACCGCAAACCCGTTGGAATCATCGAAGCCAAATCCGAAGGCACCATTCTTTCCCCCGTCGAGGAGCAGTCGGGCCGCTACGCCACCAGCCGGTTGAAGTGGCAGCAGGCCGGTGATCCGCTCCGGTTCTTCTACGAATCGACCGGCGTGGAGACGCACTTTACCGATAACAGCGATCCGACGCCCCGCTCCCGCGAGGTGTTCTCCTTCCACCGGCCCGAAACCCCGCGCGACTGGATGAAGCAGAAAGCGTCGCTCCGCCAGCATCTGCGCCAGTTCCCGGCGCTCAATACCGACGGCCTGCGCGACTGCCAGATCACGGCCATCACCAATCTGGAGAAGTCCTTCGGCGAGGCCCGGCCGCGTGCGCTGGTGCAGATGGCGACCGGCAGCGGCAAGACCTTTACGGCTATCACGACCGTCTACCTCCTGCTAAAAGCACGCCAAGGCCAAACGCATCCTGTTTCTGGTCGATACCAAGAACCTCGGCGAACAGGAGTTTCAGGCATTCACCCCTAA